The DNA region TCAACCAACACACCCCCAACCATTTGATACCGCTGACCGAGAACGGCTGGAAACAGTCAAGACAAGTTGGTATCGATTTGCTTCGAGTCCTGAACCTCGATAACTACGACATCGTCGACGATCTGGAGAAGAGGTACGCAACGCCAAATGAACCGACAAAGAAACTGCCATTGAAGGGCTACTCACCACAAAACAAGAAGAGGGACTCCACTATTGTCTTCTACACTTCGCCATACAAGAGAACTCGGCAGACTCTCAAGGGAATATTGGACGTCTTCGACGACTACAACGAGCTGAACTCCGGGGTCGAGGTCCGCGAAGAAGAGCGATACCAACCGTGCGGCAGAAGCAAGTTTGCCCAGTGGTACCCTCCGACTTTCCCCAGCGGCTACTACGAAAACAAGAACACGCAGGATCCAGACGGCCTATTCGCCGACAAGCAATTCCTCCTTTACCGCGTTAAAGATGATCCCCGCATCAGAGAACAGGATTTCGGCAATTTCCAGCAGGTCACCAGCATGCAAGATgtgatgaagaagagatctaCCTACGGCCATTTCTTTTACCGCTTTCAAGAAGGTGAGAGCGCCGCAGACGTGTACGACAGGGTCGCCAGTT from Torulaspora globosa chromosome 3, complete sequence includes:
- the DET1 gene encoding acid phosphatase DET1 (ancestral locus Anc_3.287); amino-acid sequence: MSTPAFGAATCHRPRLIILIRHGESESNRDKTINQHTPNHLIPLTENGWKQSRQVGIDLLRVLNLDNYDIVDDLEKRYATPNEPTKKLPLKGYSPQNKKRDSTIVFYTSPYKRTRQTLKGILDVFDDYNELNSGVEVREEERYQPCGRSKFAQWYPPTFPSGYYENKNTQDPDGLFADKQFLLYRVKDDPRIREQDFGNFQQVTSMQDVMKKRSTYGHFFYRFQEGESAADVYDRVASFQETLFRYFERTNKKPRDVVVLVTHGIYCRVFLMKWFRWTYEEFESFTNVPNGSMIVMEFDETIDAYVLRTELPKWC